The following coding sequences lie in one Deltaproteobacteria bacterium genomic window:
- the larE gene encoding ATP-dependent sacrificial sulfur transferase LarE: MTALEAKLAHLRALLAELPSALVAFSGGVDSTFLLRLVHEVLGSRCLALTTVSPATPAEDLETAKSVAAALGAAHLLVDVDELAIDGYASNPTNRCFFCKDNLFTVAAAEAARRGLAAVLDGANLDDLADHRPGLHAAAAHGVRHPLVEAGFSKPDIRAASHALGLPTWDRPASPCLSSRFPYGTRITAERLAQVAAAERFLRAQGLRELRVRHHEHTARLEVPVADMPRLLAPGVREAVVQELKRLGFAYVALDLQGFRSGSLNETLAAPETRRAGG; this comes from the coding sequence CTGACGGCGCTCGAAGCAAAGCTCGCTCACCTGCGCGCGCTGCTCGCCGAGCTGCCGTCGGCGCTGGTCGCCTTCTCGGGCGGCGTCGACTCGACGTTCCTGCTGCGCCTCGTCCACGAGGTGCTCGGGTCGCGCTGCCTCGCCCTCACCACCGTGTCGCCGGCCACGCCGGCGGAGGACCTCGAGACGGCGAAGAGCGTGGCCGCGGCGTTGGGCGCCGCGCACCTCCTGGTCGACGTCGACGAGCTCGCGATCGACGGCTACGCGTCGAACCCGACCAACCGGTGCTTCTTCTGCAAGGACAATCTGTTCACGGTCGCCGCGGCGGAGGCCGCCCGCCGCGGGCTCGCCGCCGTGCTCGACGGCGCGAACCTCGATGACCTCGCCGACCACCGTCCCGGCCTGCACGCGGCAGCCGCGCACGGTGTCCGCCACCCCCTGGTCGAGGCGGGCTTCTCGAAGCCGGACATCCGGGCCGCGAGCCACGCGCTCGGACTGCCGACGTGGGACCGGCCGGCGAGCCCGTGCCTCTCGTCGCGCTTCCCCTACGGAACGCGGATCACGGCCGAGCGACTGGCGCAGGTCGCGGCAGCGGAGCGGTTCCTCCGGGCGCAGGGCCTGCGCGAGCTGCGCGTCCGTCACCACGAGCACACCGCCCGGCTCGAGGTGCCGGTGGCCGACATGCCGCGCCTGTTGGCCCCCGGCGTGCGGGAGGCGGTGGTTCAGGAGCTCAAGCGGCTCGGCTTCGCCTACGTCGCCCTCGACCTGCAGGGCTTCCGCAGCGGCAGCCTGAACGAGACGCTGGCGGCCCCGGAAACACGAAGGGCCGGGGGGTGA